A genomic window from Chaetodon auriga isolate fChaAug3 chromosome 13, fChaAug3.hap1, whole genome shotgun sequence includes:
- the stat4 gene encoding signal transducer and activator of transcription 4 isoform X1, which produces MSQWKQIQQLEIRLLEHVDYLYDDNFPMDIRQGLASWIESQDWDTAAGDESMAAVLFTNLLTQLDRARSHEQNFLQRHNMKIIQQQLQVKYTTNPVVMAKVISTCLREERRILSSACMQEQGPLEKSMQNSVAFERQKNMDNRVGIIRGSVQLMDQAVKYIEDLQDDFDFRYKTLQSRDSTDKNSEMMKQEVTRLQEMLNRLDFKRKEILSKMDVVVKEIDDLMTSQLNPELQDWKRRQQIAAIGGPQLTGLDQLQSWFTLTAQSLFQIKRQLDKLGELIVKVTYECDPIPLQKPQLEERVKYLIYHLIKSSFVVEKQPCMPTHPQKPLIIKTGVQFTTKVRLLVKLPEVDYQLKVKTTFDKDLPPGRVSRQFFILTNNTKVMDIEDYSNGCLSVEFRHLQLKEKKYINGTKGNEGLLSVTEELHSLSFEACFTVQGLTIDLETCSLPLVVISNVSQLPGGWASVMWYNLLTDEPRNLAFFGNPPRATWSQLSEVLSWQFSTFAGQGLNKEQLSMLGEKLLGQLASCNDYQVSWSKFSKENIPGKPFSFWMWLDSILELIKKHLLPVWNENYIMGFVSKEMERTLLKDREPGTFLLRFSESHLGGITFTWVEHKDNVVKFNSVEPYTKSRLSALPFADIIRDYKVISEGVVPENPLKFLYPDIPKDEAFGRLYNSQPSKVHPYIPSTLIPISELHPNASSTPPPCQSPEPPMTPGEFDMLSEHLCFDIDTMSSPYSE; this is translated from the exons ATGAGCCAGTGGAAGCAGATTCAGCAGCTGGAGATCAGACTCCTGGAACATGTGGACTACCTGTATGATGACAACTTCCCCATGGACATCAGACAGGGTCTGGCCAGCTGGATCGAGTCTCAGGACTG GGACACGGCAGCTGGCGACGAGTCCATGGCGGCCGTGCTGTTCACCAACCTGCTGACCCAGCTGGATCGAGCACGCTCACATGAGCAGAACTTCCTTCAAAGACACAACATGAAGAtcatacagcagcagctgcag GTGAAATACACAACCAACCCTGTCGTCATGGCGAAGGTTATCTCCACCTGCCTCAGGGAGGAGCGCCGTATCCTCTCCAGCGCCTGCATGCAGGAACAG GGTCCGCTGGAGAAGTCAATGCAGAACTCTGTGGCCTTTGAGAGGCAGAAGAACATGGATAACAGAGTTGGGATCATCAGGGGAAGCGTGCAG CTGATGGACCAGGCTGTGAAATACATAGAAGATCTGCAGGATGATTTTGATTTCCGCTACAAGACCCTCCAGTCTCGAG ACTCGACAGATAAGAACTCTGAGatgatgaaacaggaagtaacaaGACTGCAGGAAATGCTCAACAGGCTCGACTTTAAAAGGAAG GAGATCCTATCAAAGATGGATGTTGTGGTCAAGGAGATTGATGACCTGATGACCTCTCAGCTCAACCCTGAGCTGCAGGACTGGAAGCGGAGGCAGCAGATCGCCGCCATCGGTGGTCCCCAGCTCACCGGCCTGGACCAGCTGCAGAGTTG GTTTACTCTGACGGCTCAGAGCCTCTTCCAGATCAAGCGTCAGCTGGACAAACTGGGGGAGCTGATTGTGAAGGTCACCTACGAATGTGACCCGATCCCCCTGCAAAAACCTCAGCTGGAGGAGCGAGTCAAATACCTCATCTACCACCTCATCAAGAG CTCATTTGTGGTGGAGAAGCAGCCATGCATgcccacacacccacagaaaCCCCTCATCATCAAGACTGGGGTACAGTTCACCACCAAAGTCAG ACTCCTGGTTAAACTTCCAGAGGTGGACTATCAGCTGAAGGTGAAAACGACATTTGACAA GGACCTCCCCCCGGGCAGAGT AAGTCGTCAGTTTTTCATCCTGACTAACAACACTAAAGTTATGGACATTGAGGATTACTCAAACGGCTGCCTgtcagtggagttcagacacCTG cagctgaaagagaagaaatataTTAACGGCACAAAGGGGAACGAG GGTCTGCTCTCTGTGACCGAGGAGCTCCACTCTCTCAGCTTTGAGGCTTGCTTCACGGTGCAGGGCCTCACCATCGATCTCGAG ACCTGTTCTCTGCCACTGGTGGTCATTTCCAATGTGAGCCAGCTGCCAGGAGGATGGGCCTCTGTCATGTGGTATAACCTGCTGACCGATGAGCCCAGG AACTTGGCGTTCTTTGGTAACCCGCCTCGGGCCACCTGGAGCCAGCTCTCTGAGGTCCTCAGCTGGCAGTTCTCCACCTTCGCTGGTCAAGGCCTCAACAAGGAGCAGCTGAGCATGCTGGGAGAAAAGCTTCTCG GTCAGCTTGCCTCCTGCAATGATTATCAAGTGTCCTGGTCCAAGTTCTCTAAG GAGAATATTCCAGGAAAGCCCTTCAGTTTCTGGATGTGGCTCGACTCCATCCTGGAGCTCATCAAGAAGCACTTGCTGCCGGTCTGGAATGAGAA TTACATCATGGGCTTCGTGAGTAAAGAGATGGAGCGAACTCTGCTGAAGGACAGAGAGCCGGGCACCTTCCTGCTTCGCTTCAGCGAGAGCCACCTGGGAGGAATCACCTTCACATGGGTGGAGCACAAGGACAACG TCGTCAAGTTCAACTCTGTGGAGCCCTACACTAAAAGCCGGCTTAGCGCTCTGCCGTTTGCCGACATCATACGAGACTACAAAGTGATCTCAGAGGGGGTCGTCCCCGAGAACCCGCTCAAGTTCCTCTACCCCGACATCCCCAAAGACGAGGCTTTCGGACGGCTCTACAACAGCCAGCCCAGCAAAG TCCATCCATACATACCATCGACCCTGATCCCCATCTCAGAACTGCA CCCTAACGCGAGCAGCACGCCGCCTCCCTGTCAGTCTCCTGAGCCGCCAATGACTCCTGGAGAGTTTGACATGCTCAGCGAGCACCTGTGCTTCGACATCGACACA ATGAGCTCTCCATATTCAGAGTAA
- the stat4 gene encoding signal transducer and activator of transcription 4 isoform X2 has translation MSQWKQIQQLEIRLLEHVDYLYDDNFPMDIRQGLASWIESQDWDTAAGDESMAAVLFTNLLTQLDRARSHEQNFLQRHNMKIIQQQLQVKYTTNPVVMAKVISTCLREERRILSSACMQEQGPLEKSMQNSVAFERQKNMDNRVGIIRGSVQLMDQAVKYIEDLQDDFDFRYKTLQSRDSTDKNSEMMKQEVTRLQEMLNRLDFKRKEILSKMDVVVKEIDDLMTSQLNPELQDWKRRQQIAAIGGPQLTGLDQLQSWFTLTAQSLFQIKRQLDKLGELIVKVTYECDPIPLQKPQLEERVKYLIYHLIKSSFVVEKQPCMPTHPQKPLIIKTGVQFTTKVRLLVKLPEVDYQLKVKTTFDKDLPPGRVRQFFILTNNTKVMDIEDYSNGCLSVEFRHLQLKEKKYINGTKGNEGLLSVTEELHSLSFEACFTVQGLTIDLETCSLPLVVISNVSQLPGGWASVMWYNLLTDEPRNLAFFGNPPRATWSQLSEVLSWQFSTFAGQGLNKEQLSMLGEKLLGQLASCNDYQVSWSKFSKENIPGKPFSFWMWLDSILELIKKHLLPVWNENYIMGFVSKEMERTLLKDREPGTFLLRFSESHLGGITFTWVEHKDNVVKFNSVEPYTKSRLSALPFADIIRDYKVISEGVVPENPLKFLYPDIPKDEAFGRLYNSQPSKVHPYIPSTLIPISELHPNASSTPPPCQSPEPPMTPGEFDMLSEHLCFDIDTMSSPYSE, from the exons ATGAGCCAGTGGAAGCAGATTCAGCAGCTGGAGATCAGACTCCTGGAACATGTGGACTACCTGTATGATGACAACTTCCCCATGGACATCAGACAGGGTCTGGCCAGCTGGATCGAGTCTCAGGACTG GGACACGGCAGCTGGCGACGAGTCCATGGCGGCCGTGCTGTTCACCAACCTGCTGACCCAGCTGGATCGAGCACGCTCACATGAGCAGAACTTCCTTCAAAGACACAACATGAAGAtcatacagcagcagctgcag GTGAAATACACAACCAACCCTGTCGTCATGGCGAAGGTTATCTCCACCTGCCTCAGGGAGGAGCGCCGTATCCTCTCCAGCGCCTGCATGCAGGAACAG GGTCCGCTGGAGAAGTCAATGCAGAACTCTGTGGCCTTTGAGAGGCAGAAGAACATGGATAACAGAGTTGGGATCATCAGGGGAAGCGTGCAG CTGATGGACCAGGCTGTGAAATACATAGAAGATCTGCAGGATGATTTTGATTTCCGCTACAAGACCCTCCAGTCTCGAG ACTCGACAGATAAGAACTCTGAGatgatgaaacaggaagtaacaaGACTGCAGGAAATGCTCAACAGGCTCGACTTTAAAAGGAAG GAGATCCTATCAAAGATGGATGTTGTGGTCAAGGAGATTGATGACCTGATGACCTCTCAGCTCAACCCTGAGCTGCAGGACTGGAAGCGGAGGCAGCAGATCGCCGCCATCGGTGGTCCCCAGCTCACCGGCCTGGACCAGCTGCAGAGTTG GTTTACTCTGACGGCTCAGAGCCTCTTCCAGATCAAGCGTCAGCTGGACAAACTGGGGGAGCTGATTGTGAAGGTCACCTACGAATGTGACCCGATCCCCCTGCAAAAACCTCAGCTGGAGGAGCGAGTCAAATACCTCATCTACCACCTCATCAAGAG CTCATTTGTGGTGGAGAAGCAGCCATGCATgcccacacacccacagaaaCCCCTCATCATCAAGACTGGGGTACAGTTCACCACCAAAGTCAG ACTCCTGGTTAAACTTCCAGAGGTGGACTATCAGCTGAAGGTGAAAACGACATTTGACAA GGACCTCCCCCCGGGCAGAGT TCGTCAGTTTTTCATCCTGACTAACAACACTAAAGTTATGGACATTGAGGATTACTCAAACGGCTGCCTgtcagtggagttcagacacCTG cagctgaaagagaagaaatataTTAACGGCACAAAGGGGAACGAG GGTCTGCTCTCTGTGACCGAGGAGCTCCACTCTCTCAGCTTTGAGGCTTGCTTCACGGTGCAGGGCCTCACCATCGATCTCGAG ACCTGTTCTCTGCCACTGGTGGTCATTTCCAATGTGAGCCAGCTGCCAGGAGGATGGGCCTCTGTCATGTGGTATAACCTGCTGACCGATGAGCCCAGG AACTTGGCGTTCTTTGGTAACCCGCCTCGGGCCACCTGGAGCCAGCTCTCTGAGGTCCTCAGCTGGCAGTTCTCCACCTTCGCTGGTCAAGGCCTCAACAAGGAGCAGCTGAGCATGCTGGGAGAAAAGCTTCTCG GTCAGCTTGCCTCCTGCAATGATTATCAAGTGTCCTGGTCCAAGTTCTCTAAG GAGAATATTCCAGGAAAGCCCTTCAGTTTCTGGATGTGGCTCGACTCCATCCTGGAGCTCATCAAGAAGCACTTGCTGCCGGTCTGGAATGAGAA TTACATCATGGGCTTCGTGAGTAAAGAGATGGAGCGAACTCTGCTGAAGGACAGAGAGCCGGGCACCTTCCTGCTTCGCTTCAGCGAGAGCCACCTGGGAGGAATCACCTTCACATGGGTGGAGCACAAGGACAACG TCGTCAAGTTCAACTCTGTGGAGCCCTACACTAAAAGCCGGCTTAGCGCTCTGCCGTTTGCCGACATCATACGAGACTACAAAGTGATCTCAGAGGGGGTCGTCCCCGAGAACCCGCTCAAGTTCCTCTACCCCGACATCCCCAAAGACGAGGCTTTCGGACGGCTCTACAACAGCCAGCCCAGCAAAG TCCATCCATACATACCATCGACCCTGATCCCCATCTCAGAACTGCA CCCTAACGCGAGCAGCACGCCGCCTCCCTGTCAGTCTCCTGAGCCGCCAATGACTCCTGGAGAGTTTGACATGCTCAGCGAGCACCTGTGCTTCGACATCGACACA ATGAGCTCTCCATATTCAGAGTAA